Proteins encoded in a region of the Lujinxingia litoralis genome:
- the aceB gene encoding malate synthase A, giving the protein MQPSTEEHRSPDAITILGDVAPGYERILSAEALAFVAGLHREFEPRRRQLLAERQRRQEAIDAGANPAAPADTRAIRQGDWQVARVPQDMQRRVVEITGPVERKMIINALNSGADSFMADFEDATSPTWANVVEGQNNLFDAVRRQIDFRDEARGKEYKLRENPATLMVRPRGWHLNEKHIQVGGMPISASLFDFGMYFFHNAQELVRRGSGPYFYLPKLESHREAALWNDVFALAQQRLGLEQGTIKATVLVETIHAAFEMEEILYALREHSAGLNAGRWDYIFSVIKTFRARQTVVLPDRAQITMTVPFMKAYAERLVHICHKRGAHAIGGMAAFIPSRRDPEANERALAAVRRDKDREASDGFDGTWVAHPDLVEVAREPFEAVMKGKPHQKERRREVSAVAEQELLNFRVPEGKVTEAGLRTNINVGLQYIAWWLQGLGAVAIYNLMEDAATAEISRSQIWQWLHRPDVVLEDGRSVDRELYDRLVDEELLAIREVMGAERFDALPFERARQIFDEVATSEDFVEFFTLVAYEAI; this is encoded by the coding sequence ATGCAGCCTTCCACCGAAGAGCATCGCAGCCCCGATGCGATCACTATTCTGGGCGATGTGGCCCCCGGTTATGAACGCATCTTAAGCGCGGAGGCGCTCGCGTTTGTGGCCGGGTTGCATCGGGAGTTTGAGCCGCGTCGGCGCCAGCTTCTGGCCGAGCGACAGCGCCGTCAGGAGGCGATCGACGCCGGCGCCAACCCGGCGGCGCCGGCCGACACCCGTGCCATTCGCCAGGGCGACTGGCAGGTGGCCCGGGTGCCTCAGGACATGCAGCGGCGCGTGGTCGAGATCACCGGACCGGTGGAGCGCAAGATGATCATCAACGCTCTCAATTCCGGCGCCGACAGCTTCATGGCCGACTTTGAAGACGCCACCTCCCCGACCTGGGCCAACGTGGTGGAGGGGCAGAACAACCTCTTTGATGCGGTGCGCCGCCAGATCGACTTTCGCGACGAGGCGCGGGGCAAGGAGTACAAACTTCGTGAGAATCCGGCCACGTTGATGGTGCGTCCGCGTGGATGGCATCTCAATGAGAAGCATATCCAGGTCGGCGGCATGCCCATTTCGGCGAGCCTCTTCGACTTCGGGATGTACTTCTTCCACAACGCGCAGGAGTTGGTGCGACGGGGCAGCGGGCCTTATTTCTACCTGCCCAAGCTGGAGAGCCATCGGGAAGCGGCGTTGTGGAACGATGTCTTTGCCCTGGCTCAACAGCGCCTGGGGCTGGAGCAGGGCACGATCAAGGCCACGGTGCTCGTCGAGACGATTCACGCGGCCTTTGAGATGGAAGAGATTCTCTATGCGCTACGTGAGCATAGCGCGGGGCTGAATGCCGGCCGCTGGGATTATATCTTCAGCGTGATCAAGACCTTCCGGGCGCGCCAGACCGTGGTACTTCCGGACCGGGCGCAGATCACGATGACGGTGCCCTTTATGAAGGCCTACGCCGAGCGTCTGGTGCACATCTGCCATAAGCGAGGCGCTCACGCCATCGGTGGGATGGCCGCGTTCATTCCCTCGCGCCGTGATCCCGAGGCGAACGAGCGAGCGCTGGCCGCGGTACGTCGTGATAAGGATCGCGAGGCCTCAGACGGCTTCGACGGCACCTGGGTGGCGCATCCGGACCTGGTGGAGGTGGCCCGTGAGCCCTTTGAAGCGGTGATGAAAGGCAAGCCGCATCAAAAGGAACGCCGCCGGGAGGTCAGCGCGGTCGCCGAACAGGAGCTGCTTAACTTTCGGGTGCCCGAGGGCAAAGTCACCGAGGCAGGGCTGCGCACCAACATCAACGTGGGGCTTCAATACATTGCCTGGTGGCTCCAGGGCCTGGGCGCGGTGGCGATCTACAACCTGATGGAAGACGCCGCCACCGCCGAGATCAGTCGTTCGCAGATCTGGCAATGGCTCCACCGACCCGATGTGGTCCTTGAAGATGGTCGCTCCGTCGACCGCGAACTCTACGATCGCCTGGTTGATGAGGAGCTCCTGGCGATTCGTGAGGTCATGGGAGCCGAACGTTTTGATGCACTTCCCTTTGAGCGCGCCCGTCAGATCTTTGACGAAGTGGCGACGTCCGAAGATTTCGTGGAGTTTTTCACGTTGGTGGCCTATGAGGCGATTTAA
- a CDS encoding START domain-containing protein, which yields MRHCRTLVLLILMLAFSAPAFAQQNGRWEPMGESDGVAISRMQVEGSSVFAFRGEIVADVHIGKLLTVFADGNQRRHWVDRYDEHGTLERGELSERYWIRFGLPFPIKDRDYVLQTEGRLDQANQVFVASIESVDDARRPENDCCVRAMTYSTYYRFEALEGERTRMIVEVHTDPKGLLPDWLVNRIQRDWPSKTLGGLIRQAKKGDQPLYGPVADWHRP from the coding sequence ATGCGTCATTGCCGAACCCTGGTGTTGCTGATCCTGATGCTTGCGTTCAGCGCACCGGCTTTTGCCCAGCAGAATGGCCGGTGGGAACCGATGGGCGAGTCGGACGGTGTGGCGATTTCGCGCATGCAGGTGGAGGGCTCGTCGGTCTTTGCGTTTCGCGGGGAGATTGTGGCCGACGTGCATATCGGGAAGCTCCTGACGGTGTTTGCCGACGGCAACCAGCGTCGCCACTGGGTCGATCGCTACGATGAGCACGGCACGCTGGAGCGCGGGGAGTTGAGCGAGCGCTACTGGATCCGCTTCGGGTTACCCTTTCCGATCAAGGATCGCGACTATGTGCTGCAGACCGAGGGGCGCCTGGACCAGGCCAATCAGGTCTTTGTGGCCTCGATCGAATCGGTGGATGATGCGCGCCGCCCGGAGAATGACTGCTGCGTGAGGGCGATGACCTACTCGACCTACTATCGGTTTGAGGCGTTGGAGGGGGAACGTACGCGCATGATCGTGGAGGTCCACACCGACCCGAAAGGGCTCTTGCCCGACTGGCTGGTCAACCGCATTCAGCGCGACTGGCCCTCGAAGACGCTCGGCGGGCTGATCCGTCAGGCCAAGAAAGGAGACCAGCCGCTCTACGGTCCGGTGGCCGACTGGCATCGCCCTTGA
- the aceA gene encoding isocitrate lyase — MNPPQNSTEMEAQWEHDPRWRGVQRPYTASQVFKLRGSVPIAYTLAERGATRLWELFHERPFVRCLSAVTGNQAIQQVQAGLEAIYISGWQVAGDANSAGCVYPDQSLYPVDSVPALVERVNRALQRADQVSHIEGQTPRDWFAPIVADAEAGFGGNLNAFELMKAMIEAGAAGVHFEDQLSSAKKCGHMGGKVLVPTSEFVHKLIAARLASDVMGVPTVLVARTDAHSANLLTSDIDPQDRSFIQSEKGRSSEGFFTIRGGLEFAIARALAYAPYADMLWCETSTPDLGEAREFAQEVHRKFPDKLLAYNCSPSFNWRQNLDEPTIASFQEQLGEMGYALQFVTLSGWHSLNAAMFELARDYRERGMEAYSQLQEHEFELARLQNYSAVRHQAFVGAGYFDEVQLTITSGESQTVAMRGSTEEDQF; from the coding sequence ATGAATCCCCCTCAGAATTCGACCGAGATGGAAGCGCAATGGGAGCACGACCCTCGCTGGCGTGGTGTGCAGCGCCCCTACACAGCTTCGCAGGTCTTTAAACTTCGGGGCAGTGTGCCCATCGCCTACACCCTGGCCGAGCGCGGCGCTACCAGGCTGTGGGAACTCTTTCATGAGCGCCCCTTTGTGCGCTGTCTGAGCGCGGTCACCGGCAATCAGGCCATCCAGCAGGTGCAGGCCGGGCTGGAGGCCATTTACATCAGCGGGTGGCAGGTTGCTGGTGATGCCAACAGCGCGGGCTGCGTCTATCCGGACCAGAGCCTTTATCCAGTGGACTCGGTGCCTGCGTTGGTCGAACGGGTGAACCGCGCACTGCAACGCGCCGATCAGGTCTCGCATATTGAGGGGCAAACGCCGCGGGACTGGTTTGCGCCGATCGTGGCCGATGCCGAGGCGGGCTTCGGGGGCAATCTCAACGCTTTTGAGCTGATGAAGGCCATGATCGAGGCCGGGGCGGCCGGAGTGCACTTCGAAGATCAACTCTCGTCGGCCAAGAAGTGCGGTCATATGGGGGGTAAGGTCCTGGTCCCCACCAGCGAGTTTGTGCACAAACTCATCGCCGCTCGCCTGGCCTCGGATGTGATGGGGGTGCCGACGGTGCTGGTAGCTCGTACCGATGCGCATTCGGCCAATCTGCTCACCAGTGATATCGATCCTCAGGATCGCTCCTTTATTCAGAGCGAGAAGGGACGCAGCTCCGAGGGGTTCTTTACCATTCGGGGCGGGTTGGAGTTTGCGATCGCACGTGCGCTGGCCTACGCGCCCTACGCAGACATGCTCTGGTGTGAGACCTCCACGCCGGATCTGGGGGAGGCCCGAGAGTTCGCCCAAGAGGTGCACAGGAAGTTCCCCGATAAGCTGCTGGCCTACAACTGTTCGCCCTCTTTTAACTGGCGGCAAAATCTGGATGAGCCCACCATCGCCAGTTTCCAGGAGCAGCTTGGAGAGATGGGGTATGCGCTTCAATTTGTGACGCTTTCGGGATGGCATTCTCTGAACGCCGCGATGTTCGAGCTGGCCCGCGACTATCGTGAGCGCGGCATGGAGGCCTACTCACAGCTTCAGGAGCACGAGTTTGAGTTGGCCCGTCTGCAGAATTACAGCGCGGTACGCCATCAGGCTTTTGTCGGGGCCGGCTATTTTGATGAGGTGCAACTCACCATCACCAGCGGCGAGTCGCAAACGGTGGCCATGCGCGGCTCCACCGAAGAAGATCAGTTTTGA
- a CDS encoding CDP-alcohol phosphatidyltransferase family protein, with the protein MSVTTYRERLSQALAFKSLDVEEPIDRYFHRPLAAALAAALIPTGLGPNHVTLMSLLCGWTGSVALYLAFFKGWAGGLGWVAAAFFLFGAVILDCADGQLARARGGGTRVGRILDGFVDVLVLLPAYVVMGFGIRHLFGNTWFGVAAVAGISTWIHCIIYDKLKNLYLAHTMPQAGGGEGTETVGAVRAELAEARERGQLLERFLLWVYLGYLQVQERLASGSTEKRGELQDPAAIERYRARHRPVMRLASWMGLGTHMFVIYSGIALMALNSGAVLAMQVLLATVFNLVMVVVMWRSRGFDTPVATHL; encoded by the coding sequence ATGAGCGTGACGACGTACCGCGAGCGTTTAAGTCAGGCGCTCGCCTTTAAGTCGCTGGATGTGGAAGAGCCGATCGATCGCTATTTTCATCGGCCGCTGGCCGCGGCGCTGGCCGCGGCGCTCATTCCCACCGGGCTCGGTCCGAATCACGTGACGCTGATGAGCCTGCTCTGCGGATGGACCGGTTCGGTGGCGCTGTACCTGGCGTTTTTCAAGGGCTGGGCCGGGGGGCTGGGCTGGGTTGCGGCGGCATTCTTTTTGTTTGGTGCGGTGATCCTGGACTGCGCTGATGGACAGCTGGCTCGGGCGCGTGGTGGTGGGACGCGTGTTGGCAGAATTCTCGACGGATTTGTCGATGTGCTGGTGCTCCTGCCGGCCTACGTGGTGATGGGCTTTGGCATACGGCATCTCTTCGGAAACACCTGGTTTGGTGTGGCCGCGGTGGCCGGGATCTCGACCTGGATTCACTGCATTATTTACGACAAGCTTAAGAACCTTTACCTGGCCCATACCATGCCGCAGGCCGGTGGTGGTGAGGGGACCGAGACGGTGGGGGCGGTACGGGCGGAGTTGGCCGAGGCCCGGGAGCGTGGCCAGCTTCTGGAGCGTTTTCTGCTCTGGGTCTACCTGGGCTATCTCCAGGTGCAAGAGCGTCTGGCCAGTGGCAGCACCGAGAAGCGTGGCGAACTCCAGGACCCGGCTGCGATCGAGCGCTACCGCGCCCGGCACCGTCCGGTGATGCGCCTGGCCAGTTGGATGGGGCTGGGCACGCATATGTTTGTGATCTACAGCGGCATCGCGCTGATGGCGCTGAATTCTGGAGCGGTGCTGGCGATGCAGGTGCTCCTGGCCACTGTCTTTAATCTGGTGATGGTCGTGGTGATGTGGCGCTCGCGCGGCTTTGATACGCCTGTTGCGACGCATCTCTAA
- a CDS encoding NTP transferase domain-containing protein, whose protein sequence is MAAQLPPHSPEEAILLVAGTGSRLRPLTADRPKCLLEVGGQALLKRLLDQLAEVGIKRAVLVTGYLHERMVETVASWSLGLDVAFAPNPTFDTENNAISTLVGMRELKGRSFLLCDGDILLRQTTWVADLLRDERENVLTMIRFDTLGHEEMKIRLGHREAIEGLSKGLDPASAHGESLGVQKVGPSAFSTLIERLSSLNDEERVRLYYEDVFAELIPEGIKFFAREVQPGSWTEIDTAEDLQMARELYQSWSEV, encoded by the coding sequence ATGGCCGCACAACTCCCCCCCCATTCGCCAGAAGAGGCGATTTTGCTGGTCGCCGGGACCGGCAGCCGCCTCCGTCCATTGACCGCCGATCGCCCCAAATGCCTGCTCGAGGTGGGTGGGCAGGCGCTGCTTAAACGTCTGCTCGATCAGCTGGCAGAGGTCGGGATCAAGCGTGCGGTGCTGGTGACCGGCTACCTGCATGAGCGCATGGTAGAGACGGTCGCATCCTGGTCGCTCGGCCTTGATGTGGCGTTCGCCCCCAATCCCACGTTTGACACCGAGAATAACGCGATCTCGACCCTGGTGGGGATGCGCGAACTCAAAGGGCGCTCCTTCTTGCTCTGCGACGGTGACATTCTTTTGCGCCAGACCACCTGGGTGGCCGATCTCTTGCGGGATGAACGCGAAAACGTGTTGACGATGATTCGTTTCGACACGCTGGGGCACGAGGAGATGAAGATCCGACTGGGGCATCGCGAAGCGATTGAAGGCCTGAGTAAGGGGCTCGACCCTGCCAGCGCGCATGGTGAGTCGCTGGGGGTGCAGAAAGTCGGCCCCTCGGCCTTCAGCACATTGATCGAGCGGCTCTCAAGTCTCAATGACGAGGAGCGGGTGCGACTCTACTACGAAGACGTCTTTGCCGAGCTGATTCCAGAGGGCATTAAGTTCTTTGCGCGCGAGGTCCAGCCGGGAAGTTGGACGGAGATCGACACCGCCGAAGATCTTCAGATGGCGCGCGAACTCTACCAGAGCTGGAGCGAGGTATGA
- the mobA gene encoding molybdenum cofactor guanylyltransferase — translation MRECRGYVLAGGLARRLGQDKARAEIAPGVALINWVCGRLSPPITSWTAVGARAGQFEDLGVPTLGDRWPGQGPLGGIATAANEAQAGWFFVTSCDAAWARGRWVELLWEQRQGPAVVFEHEGIVEPLFGWYRGELAEPLAQALEAGHRSVWRFLNEVGATRVAAPRGWVSGQGINDPQDLTRAQTFAQKILRADR, via the coding sequence TTGAGGGAGTGCCGCGGTTACGTGCTGGCCGGGGGGCTCGCCCGACGCCTGGGACAGGATAAGGCGCGGGCGGAGATCGCCCCCGGGGTGGCGCTGATAAACTGGGTCTGTGGGCGGCTGAGCCCACCGATCACGAGCTGGACGGCGGTGGGCGCGCGGGCGGGGCAGTTTGAGGACCTGGGGGTGCCCACCCTGGGGGATCGCTGGCCCGGGCAGGGACCGCTGGGGGGCATCGCCACCGCGGCGAATGAGGCGCAGGCCGGCTGGTTTTTTGTGACGAGCTGTGACGCGGCCTGGGCCCGGGGCCGGTGGGTAGAGCTCTTGTGGGAGCAGCGGCAGGGGCCGGCGGTGGTCTTTGAGCACGAGGGGATCGTGGAGCCGCTTTTTGGCTGGTATCGCGGCGAGCTGGCCGAGCCCCTGGCGCAGGCGCTGGAGGCCGGTCATCGTTCGGTCTGGCGCTTTTTAAACGAGGTGGGGGCCACCCGGGTGGCTGCGCCCCGGGGGTGGGTGAGCGGGCAGGGGATCAACGATCCTCAAGACCTGACGCGGGCGCAAACCTTCGCGCAAAAGATTCTCCGGGCGGATCGTTGA
- a CDS encoding S41 family peptidase produces the protein MNDVFLAPLDLQPHEQGYYRHPTVSGDRVVFVSEDDLWEVPLSGGFARRLSGSRGQVSNPAFSPCGQWLAYTATDEGRPEVYVMRARGGPARKLTFNGASRASVVGWSPDSERVLFSSNLRESFTRQLGLYEVPRQGGATLRLPLGGAQGLSFEPSGPGRVLARHADDLARWKRYRGGTAGVLWIDRQGDDQWERLLPEITAGLCRPLWRAGRIYFISDYQGHGNLYSCLPSGDDLQRHTDHLGHYVRFASADLQTIVYTVAGELYRFDLATGEEHRIEVDYASPRTHLNRRFVDAEEFLDDFSLHPRGHSLALTTRGKAFNMGAWEGAVRQTGREQGVRYRLARYLNDGERLLMVSDEGGEERFEIHTADGSRPAQPVDTGDFAIGRPVDLVISPVADVALFANHRHQLVHLDLGTGACRVIDRSEYARIQGISFSPDGRFAAYGFFTHFSTAQIKLAELESGALHEITPGEFQDVQPAFDPAGRYLYFLSYRHFDPVYDQLFFELSFPRGMKPCVVTLQADADSLFLQKPRPLSGDDGDDDEESASEDATGDETPETGTAQGDGEDASASSETAASEASTTDDDAPNASDDEGPEPIRIDLEGIAKRVEVFPVRDGNYGDLAATEERVFWTVYPVLGALSGGDQDEAPGVLRYFGLKSQKQKTFARGVSTFEIGPDHKTIALWGEEGLQVVSASAESAGDEDDDEPSRESGYIDLGRLSVQVDPLQEWHQMLREAWRLMRDHFWREDMGGVSWDEIWQRYSGLLPRVSSRSEFSDLVWTMQGELGTSHAYEIGGDYPRQPQYSPGFLGASLRWDPDWRLSEEPERFEGAYRIERILRGDTWDAAHSSPLARPGLNISEGDVVLAINARPVHAQQSVEERLVNQAGQYIELVVAAGDGQSAPRRVTTRALRSEAELRYREWVNLNRTRVHEATGGQIGYVHIPDMGPAGYAEFHRHYLSENGRKGLIVDVRHNGGGHVSQLILEKLARRQVGFDLQRWGKPMAYPAESVAGPLVALTNEHAGSDGDIFSHTFKLMKLGPLLGKRTWGGVVGIWPRHALVDGSVTTQPEFSFWFEDVGFAVENWGTEPDVEVELPPQADLKGDDPQLQKAIETALHMLEAAPVQLPNFEPYPDLRAPTTLPPRDNTK, from the coding sequence ATGAATGATGTGTTTCTGGCCCCCCTTGATCTTCAGCCCCACGAACAGGGCTACTACCGCCACCCGACCGTCTCCGGCGATCGGGTGGTCTTTGTCAGTGAAGACGACCTCTGGGAAGTGCCCTTAAGTGGCGGATTTGCCCGCCGCCTGAGCGGCTCACGAGGTCAGGTCAGCAACCCGGCCTTCTCCCCCTGCGGGCAGTGGTTAGCCTACACCGCCACCGACGAAGGACGTCCCGAGGTGTACGTGATGCGCGCCCGCGGTGGTCCGGCCCGCAAGCTCACCTTCAACGGGGCGTCGCGGGCCTCGGTGGTAGGCTGGAGTCCGGACAGCGAGCGGGTCCTCTTCAGCTCCAACCTGCGCGAATCCTTCACCCGGCAGCTCGGCCTCTACGAGGTGCCTCGTCAGGGCGGTGCCACCCTGCGCCTGCCCCTGGGAGGAGCCCAGGGACTGAGCTTTGAGCCCTCGGGCCCCGGTCGCGTGCTGGCTCGCCACGCCGACGACCTGGCCCGCTGGAAACGCTACCGCGGCGGCACCGCCGGTGTGCTCTGGATCGATCGCCAGGGCGACGACCAGTGGGAACGTCTCCTGCCCGAGATCACAGCCGGCCTCTGCCGCCCCCTGTGGCGCGCGGGCCGCATCTACTTCATCAGCGACTACCAGGGCCACGGCAACCTCTACTCCTGCCTGCCCTCGGGAGACGATCTCCAGCGTCATACCGATCACCTGGGCCATTACGTGCGCTTCGCCTCGGCCGATCTCCAGACCATCGTGTACACGGTGGCCGGGGAGCTCTACCGCTTTGACCTGGCCACCGGTGAGGAGCATCGGATCGAGGTCGACTACGCCTCGCCACGCACCCACCTCAATCGCCGCTTTGTCGACGCCGAAGAGTTTCTCGACGACTTCTCGTTGCACCCGCGCGGCCACTCCCTGGCGCTGACCACCCGGGGCAAAGCCTTCAACATGGGCGCCTGGGAAGGGGCCGTGCGCCAGACCGGCCGCGAGCAGGGCGTGCGCTACCGCCTGGCGCGCTACCTCAACGACGGCGAACGCCTGCTGATGGTCAGCGACGAGGGCGGCGAAGAGCGCTTTGAGATTCACACCGCCGACGGCTCGCGCCCGGCGCAACCGGTGGACACCGGCGACTTCGCCATCGGGCGCCCCGTCGATCTGGTCATCTCTCCGGTGGCCGATGTGGCGCTCTTTGCCAACCACCGCCATCAACTCGTGCACTTAGACCTGGGCACCGGCGCCTGCCGCGTGATCGATCGCAGCGAATACGCGCGCATCCAGGGCATCAGCTTCAGCCCCGATGGTCGTTTCGCGGCCTACGGCTTCTTCACCCATTTCAGCACCGCTCAGATCAAGCTGGCCGAGCTGGAATCGGGCGCTCTGCACGAAATCACCCCTGGCGAGTTTCAGGATGTGCAGCCGGCCTTCGACCCGGCCGGGCGCTACCTCTATTTTTTGAGCTACCGCCACTTCGATCCGGTCTACGATCAGCTCTTCTTTGAGCTGAGTTTTCCGCGCGGCATGAAACCCTGCGTGGTCACCCTGCAGGCCGACGCCGACTCGCTCTTTTTGCAAAAACCTCGCCCCTTGAGCGGCGACGACGGCGACGACGATGAGGAGAGCGCCTCCGAGGATGCGACCGGCGACGAGACCCCGGAAACCGGCACCGCACAAGGCGATGGCGAGGATGCCTCGGCGAGCAGTGAGACAGCGGCGTCGGAAGCATCGACCACCGACGATGATGCTCCCAACGCCAGCGATGACGAGGGTCCCGAGCCCATCCGCATCGATCTGGAGGGCATCGCCAAGCGCGTGGAAGTCTTCCCGGTGCGCGATGGTAACTACGGCGACCTGGCAGCCACCGAAGAACGCGTCTTCTGGACGGTGTACCCGGTGCTGGGCGCCCTCTCCGGCGGCGACCAGGATGAGGCTCCCGGGGTGCTTCGCTACTTCGGCCTGAAGTCCCAGAAGCAAAAGACCTTCGCCCGTGGCGTCAGCACCTTTGAGATCGGCCCGGACCACAAGACGATCGCCCTGTGGGGTGAAGAAGGTCTTCAAGTCGTCAGCGCATCGGCGGAGAGCGCCGGCGACGAAGATGACGACGAGCCCTCCCGGGAGTCGGGCTACATTGACCTGGGCCGGCTCTCGGTTCAGGTCGACCCGCTGCAGGAATGGCACCAGATGCTGCGCGAGGCCTGGCGGCTGATGCGCGACCACTTCTGGCGCGAAGATATGGGCGGGGTTTCCTGGGATGAGATCTGGCAGCGCTACAGCGGACTGCTCCCCCGGGTCTCCAGCCGCAGCGAGTTCTCCGACCTGGTCTGGACGATGCAGGGCGAGCTGGGCACGAGCCACGCCTACGAGATCGGCGGTGACTATCCGCGACAGCCTCAGTACTCGCCGGGCTTTCTGGGCGCGTCGCTGCGCTGGGATCCGGACTGGCGCCTGAGCGAGGAGCCGGAGCGATTTGAGGGCGCCTACCGCATCGAACGCATCCTGCGCGGCGATACCTGGGATGCGGCGCACTCCTCGCCGCTGGCTCGCCCGGGGCTCAACATCAGTGAGGGCGATGTGGTGCTGGCGATCAACGCCCGCCCGGTCCATGCGCAGCAGAGCGTGGAAGAGCGCCTGGTCAATCAGGCCGGTCAGTACATTGAGCTGGTGGTAGCGGCGGGCGACGGTCAGAGCGCTCCGCGTCGGGTGACCACCCGGGCGCTGCGCAGCGAAGCCGAGCTGCGCTACCGCGAGTGGGTCAACCTCAACCGCACCCGGGTGCATGAGGCCACCGGCGGGCAGATAGGCTACGTGCATATCCCCGACATGGGACCGGCCGGCTACGCCGAATTCCACCGCCATTACCTCAGCGAAAATGGCCGCAAAGGCCTCATCGTCGACGTGCGCCACAACGGCGGCGGCCACGTCAGCCAGCTCATCCTGGAGAAGTTAGCGCGCCGGCAGGTGGGCTTCGACCTGCAGCGCTGGGGCAAGCCCATGGCCTACCCGGCCGAATCGGTGGCCGGCCCCCTGGTCGCACTGACCAACGAACATGCAGGCAGCGATGGCGACATCTTCAGCCACACCTTCAAGCTGATGAAGCTCGGCCCTCTCCTGGGGAAACGCACCTGGGGCGGGGTGGTGGGCATCTGGCCACGTCACGCCCTGGTCGATGGCAGCGTGACCACCCAGCCGGAGTTTTCGTTCTGGTTCGAAGATGTGGGCTTTGCCGTCGAAAACTGGGGAACCGAGCCCGATGTCGAGGTCGAACTGCCCCCGCAGGCCGATCTCAAAGGCGACGATCCGCAGCTCCAAAAAGCCATCGAAACCGCGCTGCACATGCTCGAAGCTGCCCCGGTCCAACTGCCGAATTTCGAGCCCTACCCCGATCTTCGGGCACCGACCACGCTGCCGCCGCGCGACAACACGAAGTAA